The region GAACGCCTTCGACGCCCGGTGCAGCAGTACGCGGACCGTGCTCTCCTTTTTCCCCAGCGCGGCCGCCACGTCGGCGTTGGAAAGGCCGTCGAAGTAGCGGAGCGTGAGCACTTCGCGATAAGATGTCGCCAGCCGCGCCAATACCTCCCGCACGACGGCCGTCGTTTCCTGGCGCGTCAACAATCGCTCGGGAGGTTCCTCGTTCGACTCCAGGCCGTCGAGGTACGAGCGCATTTCGCCGGCGGCGCCGTGGTCGTCGAGCGGGACTTCGCGATTACGCTTATTGCGGGAGTAGTAGTTACGTAGGACGTTCTTGCCGATGGCGTAGAGCC is a window of bacterium DNA encoding:
- a CDS encoding RNA polymerase sigma factor, coding for MAADDSNLVQAIRSGDEAAATSFYEEYCGKIYRMMYFSSSSEARAEELTQATFLAFFESLPRFRGEARLSTWLYAIGKNVLRNYYSRNKRNREVPLDDHGAAGEMRSYLDGLESNEEPPERLLTRQETTAVVREVLARLATSYREVLTLRYFDGLSNADVAAALGKKESTVRVLLHRASKAFARELRRMEARAGAELVEKPDARVRKRN